The Xenopus tropicalis strain Nigerian chromosome 7, UCB_Xtro_10.0, whole genome shotgun sequence genome includes a region encoding these proteins:
- the LOC116412289 gene encoding LOW QUALITY PROTEIN: early nodulin-75-like (The sequence of the model RefSeq protein was modified relative to this genomic sequence to represent the inferred CDS: deleted 2 bases in 1 codon; substituted 1 base at 1 genomic stop codon): NWRLIPRHTRLLXPPRPTRLLWPLRPTRLQRPPRSQHQRPPRPQHQRPPRPQHQRPPHQRPPRPQHQRPPRPRTLPPFIPPSFPPVSPQALVFSPQAPDSPQAKRWAPGSPADEGPSRRSMQENLDNIKAQLAQLRGEMDELRRDIRELKGSKP; this comes from the exons aactggcgcctcatccccaggcacaccaggctcctgtagcccccgaggcccaccaggctcctgtggcccctgaggcccaccaggctccagcgGCCCCCGAGGTCCCAGCACCAGCGGCCtccgaggccccagcaccagcgccccccgaggccccagcaccagaggcccccgCACCAGCgccccccgaggccccagcaccagaggcccccgaggccccggacactcccccccttcattcct cccagtttccccccagtttccccccaggcccttgtgttctccccccaggccccggactccccccaggccaagcgctgggcaccaggttctcctgcagacgagggaccatcacgccggTCAATGCAGGAGAACCTGGATAacatcaaggcccagttggcccagctccggggggaaatggaTGAACTTAGGAGGGACAttcgagaactcaagggcagcaagccctaa